The proteins below are encoded in one region of Telopea speciosissima isolate NSW1024214 ecotype Mountain lineage chromosome 10, Tspe_v1, whole genome shotgun sequence:
- the LOC122643406 gene encoding receptor-like protein EIX2, whose translation MSMDLSNNHLSGEIPKELTSLIGLRSLNLSRNHLIGNIPEKIGDMKLLESLDLSINKLSGEIPQSMSKLTFLSVLNLSYNSLLGTIPLSTQLQSFAASSFMGNSPELCGPPLTQNCTEDGLNNDVRREDEGNVFQMEGFYVSMALGFVVGFSCVWGPLLFKKSWRFAYFQFLADMIDKYFG comes from the coding sequence ATGAGCATGGACCTTTCAAACAACCATTTGTCTGGAGAGATTCCCAAAGAACTGACAAGTCTTATTGGGTTGCGATCATTGAACTTATCAAGAAATCATTTGATTGGAAACATCCCTGAGAAGATTGGGGACATGAAATTATTGGAATCTCTGGATTTATCAATTAACAAACTCTCTGGTGAAATTCCTCAAAGCATGTCAAAGCTAACATTTTTGAGTGTCTTGAACTTGTCATATAACAGTTTGTTAGGTACTATTCCATTGAGTACCCAGCTCCAAAGCTTTGCTGCATCCAGCTTTATGGGCAATTCCCCAGAACTCTGTGGACCTCCACTCACACAGAATTGCACTGAAGATGGGCTTAACAATGATgttagaagagaagatgaaggcAATGTCTTTCAAATGGAAGGGTTTTATGTCAGCATGGCCTTGGGATTTGTGGTTGGCTTTTCGTGTGTATGGGGTCCCTTACTGTTCAAAAAATCCTGGAGATTTGCATATTTTCAGTTTTTGGCTGATATGATAGACAAATATTTTGGCTAA